A single genomic interval of Microthrixaceae bacterium harbors:
- a CDS encoding S-(hydroxymethyl)mycothiol dehydrogenase — MAQTVRGVIARAKGEPVSIEEIVVPDPGPGEVVVRVQACGVCHTDLHYREGGINDEFPFLLGHEAAGIVEEVGEGVSNVAVGDFVVLNWRAVCGECRACKKGLPHLCFATHNATQKMTLTDGTELSAALGIGAFCEKTLVAAGQATKVNPQASPVAAGLLGCGVMAGLGSALNTAQVRRGDSVAVFGCGGVGDAAIAGAVLAGATRVIAVDLDDRKLEWARQFGATHTVNSAKEDAVERIREITDGFGADVCIDAVGNPAVYQQCFEARDLAGTVVLVGVPNPQMRIELPFQEVFGRGGSLKSSWYGDCLPERDFPMLIDLYLQGRLDLDRFVSETISLDGVEEAFHKMERGEVLRSVVTIDGAPS; from the coding sequence ATGGCACAGACCGTGCGTGGAGTAATTGCGAGGGCCAAAGGGGAACCCGTTTCGATCGAGGAGATCGTCGTGCCCGATCCAGGACCGGGCGAGGTCGTGGTGAGGGTGCAGGCGTGCGGGGTGTGCCACACCGACCTGCATTATCGCGAAGGCGGAATCAACGACGAGTTCCCGTTCCTGCTCGGTCACGAGGCGGCCGGCATCGTCGAGGAGGTGGGTGAGGGCGTTTCCAACGTTGCGGTCGGCGACTTCGTCGTGTTGAACTGGCGTGCGGTGTGCGGTGAGTGCCGGGCGTGCAAGAAGGGCCTGCCCCATCTGTGTTTCGCCACCCACAACGCCACCCAGAAGATGACGTTGACCGACGGAACCGAGTTGTCCGCGGCGCTCGGCATCGGAGCGTTCTGCGAAAAGACGCTCGTGGCAGCGGGTCAGGCGACGAAGGTGAACCCGCAGGCCAGCCCGGTTGCGGCGGGGTTGCTCGGGTGCGGGGTGATGGCCGGGCTCGGGTCGGCGCTCAACACGGCGCAGGTTCGACGCGGCGACTCCGTCGCGGTGTTCGGTTGTGGGGGAGTGGGCGACGCGGCCATCGCCGGAGCGGTGTTGGCCGGCGCGACCAGGGTGATTGCGGTCGATCTCGACGACCGCAAGCTCGAGTGGGCGCGACAGTTCGGCGCCACCCACACCGTGAACTCTGCGAAGGAGGATGCGGTCGAGCGGATTCGGGAGATCACCGACGGGTTTGGTGCAGATGTGTGTATCGACGCCGTCGGCAACCCGGCGGTGTACCAGCAGTGCTTCGAAGCCCGCGACCTTGCCGGGACGGTGGTTCTGGTCGGGGTGCCGAACCCGCAGATGCGCATCGAGTTGCCGTTCCAGGAGGTGTTCGGGCGCGGCGGATCGCTGAAGAGTTCCTGGTACGGAGACTGTCTTCCCGAGCGCGATTTCCCGATGCTCATCGACCTGTACCTGCAGGGCCGGCTCGACCTCGACCGGTTCGTGAGCGAGACCATTTCGCTCGACGGCGTGGAAGAGGCGTTCCACAAGATGGAGCGTGGCGAGGTGTTGCGTTCGGTCGTCACGATCGACGGTGCGCCATCATGA
- a CDS encoding P-II family nitrogen regulator: protein MKLVTAIIKPFRLDGVKEALKSIGIEGLTVAEVQGFGRQGGHTETYRGAEYQIDFVPKIKIEAVVDDAVADQVIDTIVNAARTDKIGDGKVWVTEVETLVRIRTGERGADAL from the coding sequence ATGAAGCTCGTAACCGCAATCATCAAGCCCTTCCGGCTCGACGGAGTCAAGGAGGCGCTCAAGTCCATCGGCATCGAAGGCTTGACCGTCGCCGAGGTCCAGGGGTTCGGACGCCAAGGTGGGCACACCGAGACCTACCGAGGCGCCGAATACCAGATCGACTTCGTTCCGAAGATCAAGATCGAGGCCGTCGTCGACGACGCAGTGGCCGACCAGGTCATCGACACCATCGTCAACGCCGCACGAACCGACAAGATCGGTGACGGCAAGGTCTGGGTCACCGAGGTCGAAACCCTCGTTCGAATCCGCACCGGCGAGCGCGGAGCCGACGCCCTGTAG
- a CDS encoding alpha/beta hydrolase, translating into MVLASREAPLVAARVATTRLIVLVAAMIPSPGETGAQWWSNTGWETARRSQAERDGRATDGELDPVEEFLHDVDQEIIDEARNHVVDQSDAPFQTPWPLEAWPSIPTRFVLPTRDRFFPADFQRGIVRERLGVTPDEIACGHLPALARPVELASLLLDYERTPGATGSSRS; encoded by the coding sequence GTGGTACTGGCATCTCGTGAAGCCCCGCTCGTCGCAGCACGTGTTGCGACAACTCGCCTGATCGTCCTCGTCGCAGCGATGATCCCGTCGCCGGGCGAGACCGGCGCCCAATGGTGGTCCAACACCGGGTGGGAGACTGCTCGTCGGTCACAGGCAGAACGTGACGGTCGCGCCACCGATGGGGAGCTTGACCCTGTCGAGGAGTTCCTCCACGACGTTGACCAGGAGATCATCGACGAAGCCCGGAATCACGTCGTCGATCAGTCTGACGCTCCCTTCCAGACTCCGTGGCCCCTCGAGGCATGGCCTTCCATCCCGACCAGGTTCGTGCTCCCGACGCGAGACCGCTTCTTCCCGGCCGACTTCCAACGCGGAATCGTCCGCGAACGTCTTGGAGTCACCCCCGACGAGATCGCCTGCGGGCATCTCCCTGCACTCGCGCGACCCGTCGAGCTCGCTTCCCTCCTGCTCGACTACGAACGCACCCCGGGCGCGACGGGTTCATCCCGTTCGTGA
- a CDS encoding ammonium transporter: MEEQLAQAAGHGDMAWILVSAALVLFMTPGLAFFYGGMVRTKNVLNMFMMNFWCLLVIPLLWVVAGYSLAFSGDGKFLGNLDNAMFKNFDFASIDPLWAIFLATFAAITPALISGAVADRIKFSAWAVFVPIWSLLVYVPVTYWIYGGGGWLKDRGSLDFAGGTTIHINAGIAALAMILVLGKRKGWPEKTPTPHNMPFVMLGTGILWLGWFGFNAGSAGAANGVAAQAWINTLVAGAAAGLAWSLTEKVRDGHFTNLGVASGIVAGLVIITPAAGFVTTGSAILMGLIGGPICALAVGLKTKLGYDDALDVIGVHFIGGLVGSILLGFFADSAGLFNEGGFSDGVFFGGGTHLLVEQIVANVVTIVYSFIVTFAIAKVLDKTIGLRVDEDVEIEGLDIREHAETAYSTL, translated from the coding sequence ATGGAAGAGCAACTCGCACAAGCAGCGGGGCACGGAGACATGGCTTGGATCCTGGTTTCTGCCGCACTCGTGCTGTTCATGACCCCCGGCCTGGCCTTCTTCTACGGAGGCATGGTCCGGACCAAGAATGTCCTCAACATGTTCATGATGAACTTCTGGTGCCTGTTGGTGATCCCCCTGTTGTGGGTGGTCGCCGGCTACAGCCTCGCCTTTTCTGGAGACGGCAAGTTCCTCGGCAACCTCGACAATGCGATGTTCAAGAACTTCGACTTCGCCAGCATCGATCCGCTCTGGGCGATCTTCCTGGCGACCTTCGCTGCGATCACCCCGGCGCTCATCTCCGGCGCTGTGGCCGACCGCATCAAGTTCTCCGCATGGGCGGTCTTCGTGCCGATCTGGAGCCTGCTCGTCTACGTCCCGGTGACCTACTGGATCTATGGCGGCGGCGGATGGTTGAAGGACCGTGGCTCCCTCGACTTCGCTGGCGGCACCACGATCCACATCAATGCCGGTATCGCCGCATTGGCCATGATCTTGGTCCTCGGCAAGCGCAAGGGCTGGCCAGAAAAGACCCCAACCCCGCACAACATGCCCTTCGTCATGCTGGGAACCGGCATCCTGTGGCTCGGCTGGTTCGGATTCAACGCTGGCTCGGCCGGCGCTGCCAACGGCGTCGCAGCCCAAGCCTGGATCAACACGCTCGTCGCCGGCGCAGCAGCAGGCCTCGCCTGGAGTCTCACCGAGAAGGTCCGTGACGGTCACTTCACCAACCTCGGCGTCGCCTCTGGCATCGTTGCCGGCCTCGTCATCATCACCCCGGCCGCCGGCTTTGTGACCACCGGTTCGGCCATCCTCATGGGCCTCATCGGCGGCCCGATCTGCGCCCTCGCAGTCGGCCTCAAGACCAAGCTCGGCTACGACGACGCACTCGACGTCATCGGCGTTCACTTCATCGGCGGGCTGGTCGGCTCGATCCTTCTCGGCTTCTTCGCCGACAGTGCCGGGCTGTTCAACGAGGGCGGCTTCTCCGACGGCGTGTTCTTCGGCGGCGGGACCCACCTGCTCGTCGAACAAATCGTGGCCAACGTCGTCACAATCGTCTATTCCTTCATCGTCACCTTTGCGATCGCCAAGGTGCTCGACAAGACCATCGGCCTGCGGGTTGACGAAGATGTCGAGATCGAAGGTCTCGACATCCGCGAACATGCAGAAACCGCCTACAGCACCCTCTGA
- a CDS encoding SulP family inorganic anion transporter: MTTAPLVSPDPAPPLLVMLRERGRLRIELLSGLVVALALIPEAISFSVLAGVDPRVGLFASFTMAVTIAITGGRPAMISAATGAVALVVAPIVERHGLDYLVATVILAGLIQIALSLAGAAKMMRFMPRSVMVGFVNALAILIFLAQIPELTDVPWAVYPLAAAAIAVLVGFPRLTNAVPAPLVVIVSLTALVVAFGIGVPTVADRGRLPDSLPTLGLPQVPFELDTLRIIAPTALAMAIVGLLESLMTAKLVDDITDTHSDKTREARGQGIANVVTGLFGGMGGCAMIGQTMINVKSGRARTRLSTFAAGTFLLVLVVGLGDIVGRIPMAALVGVMVMVSVGTFDWHSIHPNTLRRMPASATAIMAVTVAVTVFTHNLAYGVGVGVLVAIVAFARRVAHFTSVEIAPTSNDDQRTYLVTGALFFASSNDLVYQFDYANDPDNVTIDLTNAQIYDSSTVAALDAITVKYHDRGKRVEIIGMNEPSARWHELSGQLGSH, translated from the coding sequence ATGACCACTGCCCCACTCGTCTCCCCCGACCCAGCCCCGCCGCTGTTGGTCATGTTGCGTGAGCGGGGGCGCCTCCGGATCGAACTGCTCTCCGGCCTCGTCGTCGCACTGGCCCTCATCCCCGAGGCGATCTCGTTCTCCGTCCTCGCCGGGGTCGACCCCCGGGTCGGGCTCTTCGCATCGTTCACCATGGCCGTCACGATCGCGATCACCGGCGGTCGACCGGCGATGATCTCGGCCGCCACCGGGGCCGTCGCCCTCGTCGTCGCCCCGATCGTCGAGCGCCACGGTCTCGACTACCTCGTCGCGACCGTCATCCTCGCCGGCCTGATCCAGATCGCCCTCAGCCTCGCCGGGGCGGCAAAGATGATGCGGTTCATGCCTCGCAGCGTGATGGTCGGCTTCGTCAACGCTCTGGCGATCCTGATCTTCCTCGCACAGATCCCCGAACTCACCGACGTGCCCTGGGCTGTCTACCCGCTGGCCGCCGCAGCCATCGCGGTGCTCGTCGGCTTCCCCAGACTCACCAATGCCGTGCCCGCACCGCTCGTCGTCATCGTGTCGCTCACCGCGCTCGTCGTCGCCTTCGGAATCGGTGTGCCGACCGTCGCCGATCGCGGCCGTCTGCCCGACAGTCTCCCCACCCTCGGTCTGCCACAGGTCCCCTTCGAGCTCGACACCCTGCGCATCATCGCCCCCACGGCCCTCGCGATGGCCATCGTCGGCCTCCTCGAGTCGCTCATGACCGCCAAGCTCGTCGACGACATCACCGACACCCACTCCGACAAGACCCGCGAGGCCCGTGGCCAGGGCATCGCGAATGTCGTCACCGGGCTGTTCGGCGGCATGGGCGGCTGCGCCATGATCGGCCAGACCATGATCAACGTGAAATCAGGGCGGGCCCGCACAAGGCTGTCGACCTTCGCGGCCGGAACGTTCCTCCTCGTGCTCGTCGTCGGCCTCGGCGATATCGTCGGGCGCATCCCGATGGCGGCCCTCGTCGGCGTCATGGTCATGGTCTCGGTCGGCACGTTCGACTGGCACAGCATCCACCCGAACACCCTGCGCCGGATGCCGGCCAGCGCCACCGCCATCATGGCCGTCACCGTCGCCGTCACCGTGTTCACCCACAACCTGGCCTACGGCGTGGGGGTCGGCGTCCTCGTCGCCATCGTCGCGTTCGCCCGGCGTGTCGCGCACTTCACCAGCGTCGAGATCGCCCCCACCTCCAACGACGACCAACGCACTTACCTCGTCACCGGGGCGCTGTTCTTCGCGTCGAGCAACGACCTCGTGTACCAGTTCGACTACGCGAACGACCCCGACAACGTCACCATCGACCTGACCAACGCACAGATCTACGACTCATCCACCGTCGCCGCACTCGACGCCATCACCGTCAAGTACCACGACCGCGGCAAGCGGGTCGAGATCATCGGAATGAACGAACCGAGCGCCCGCTGGCACGAACTCAGCGGGCAACTCGGCTCTCACTGA
- a CDS encoding MBL fold metallo-hydrolase: MSVELVTTDGIFSLDGEDFEVTNNIWIVGDDLEVVVIDAAHDHRRIVDAVGGRRVRQILLTHGHNDHINAAGALADAVDAPISLHPDDTMLWEVVYPDRRVDIALAEGQVISAGGHELGVLHTPGHAPGCCCFHDIASATLYSGDTLFCGGPGATGRSFSDRPTILRTIRQRLLTLPDETVVHTGHGDSTTIGNERELIEDLVRTELGAEG; this comes from the coding sequence ATGAGCGTCGAACTCGTCACCACCGACGGAATTTTCAGCCTCGACGGCGAGGACTTCGAGGTCACCAACAACATCTGGATCGTCGGCGACGACTTGGAGGTCGTGGTCATCGACGCGGCTCACGACCATCGCCGGATCGTCGACGCGGTCGGTGGCCGCCGGGTTCGTCAGATCCTGTTGACCCACGGTCACAACGACCACATCAACGCTGCGGGCGCGCTCGCCGACGCGGTGGACGCACCGATCTCGCTGCACCCCGACGACACGATGTTGTGGGAGGTGGTGTATCCGGACCGTCGCGTCGACATCGCGTTGGCCGAGGGGCAGGTGATCTCGGCGGGCGGGCACGAACTCGGGGTGTTGCACACACCGGGTCACGCGCCCGGGTGTTGCTGCTTTCACGACATCGCGTCGGCCACGCTGTATTCGGGCGACACGCTGTTTTGCGGCGGGCCCGGTGCGACCGGTCGGAGTTTCTCGGACCGCCCCACGATCCTGCGTACGATCCGGCAGCGTCTGTTGACCCTGCCCGACGAGACCGTGGTCCACACCGGCCACGGTGATTCCACCACGATCGGCAACGAACGCGAACTGATCGAGGACCTGGTCCGAACCGAACTCGGCGCCGAGGGCTGA
- a CDS encoding class I SAM-dependent methyltransferase, which translates to MATITDSTPHLPGEALESSRMPGHWLLARLGKRVLRPGGVELTSKVLADLRVSRGDDVVEVAPGLGATTRLILESAPASYTGVDRDPAAADLVEAMLAGPNRRVVQASAADTGLADASADVVTGEAYLTMQPDSLKNKILADLSRVLRPGGRFGLHEIAFTPAEITQGERDQVAASLSSSIHVNVSPLTIREWTDLLADYDLVVEHQHTAPLHLLEPRRLFADEGIVGALRFVRNVLRDREARARVVAMRRAMRSNSDHLQAVALVATKRPSGERPGQAG; encoded by the coding sequence ATGGCGACCATCACTGATTCCACACCGCATCTTCCCGGCGAGGCGCTCGAGTCCTCGCGAATGCCGGGACATTGGCTCTTGGCCAGATTGGGTAAGCGTGTGCTTCGCCCCGGCGGCGTCGAGTTGACCTCGAAGGTCCTCGCCGACCTGCGAGTGAGCCGCGGCGATGACGTGGTCGAGGTGGCCCCCGGGTTGGGGGCGACGACCAGGCTGATCCTGGAGTCGGCACCGGCGAGTTACACGGGCGTCGACCGGGATCCGGCGGCGGCCGACCTTGTCGAGGCGATGCTGGCCGGTCCGAACCGCCGGGTGGTGCAGGCGAGTGCTGCCGACACCGGACTCGCCGATGCGAGCGCGGACGTGGTGACCGGAGAGGCCTACCTCACGATGCAGCCAGACTCGCTGAAGAACAAGATCCTCGCCGACCTGTCGCGGGTGCTGCGGCCCGGCGGACGGTTCGGTCTTCACGAGATCGCCTTCACCCCAGCCGAGATCACCCAGGGTGAACGCGACCAGGTTGCGGCGTCGCTGAGTTCGTCGATTCACGTGAACGTGTCGCCGTTGACGATCCGAGAGTGGACCGACCTGCTTGCCGACTACGACCTCGTCGTCGAGCATCAGCACACGGCGCCGCTGCACCTGCTCGAGCCGCGACGCTTGTTCGCCGACGAGGGGATCGTCGGGGCGCTTCGCTTCGTACGAAACGTGCTGCGCGACCGCGAGGCGCGGGCCCGTGTGGTCGCGATGCGCCGGGCGATGCGTTCCAACTCCGATCATCTGCAGGCCGTCGCACTGGTCGCGACGAAACGTCCGAGCGGTGAGCGCCCGGGCCAGGCTGGGTAG
- a CDS encoding DUF2207 domain-containing protein, with amino-acid sequence MAGAVAAIVVAFIAVLGVGAAAAGASGANDLWATVGRGPMRQGGDVEQIESFDSEITLNDDGSIDVVETIVYDFGPNSRHGIQRYIPTRGRWTGEAPEGEKPGTWWRLTPISKVEVTGSGDTPDDVEQMTSSDGIDTILRIGDPDRYVDGVRTYTIRYHMAGVMNTFEHTDEFAYNITGNGWDVPIESTTAKLSLPGSPSRNWCFAGPYESTAPCSEIAVSGSTVSASENLLRARSGLTVAVEFPSGVVARPMASAKFERERTLADSFEVTPATGVTAAVGLLGGLAGLGFLGYRHGRDRHFVGDQIDYVFGNDSGEEAPRKLFSKHTPTVEFVPPDNIRPGHMGTLWDEVAHHLDVSAMLVDLAVRGWIRIDEIAPRSKGFLGFGGDSGDFQLVSLKSANDKELLPAEKLLLDSLFSGGSDSVLLSELKTRFAEKMKLIQSRLYDDVVAAGWFPRRPDKVRESYVGLGVLVLIAGVVLTFLAAKVSNWALPVLAIPVVGLVLVAAAKLFPRRTARGSAMLSRVRGFKELFDAGEGERMAYAEQHNVFAQYLPYAIVFGATERWAKTFQDLGLSPEEMGLGVWYTSPYGYDPIHFAWAMNSFTTHTTGALAAAAPSSASSGSGSWSGGSFGGGGGFSGGGFGGGGGSSW; translated from the coding sequence CATCCGGTGCGAATGACCTTTGGGCGACGGTCGGGCGCGGGCCGATGCGCCAAGGCGGCGACGTCGAACAGATCGAGTCGTTCGATTCCGAGATCACCTTGAACGACGACGGCTCGATCGACGTCGTCGAGACCATCGTCTACGACTTCGGCCCGAATTCGCGTCACGGCATTCAGCGCTACATCCCGACGCGTGGACGCTGGACCGGCGAGGCTCCCGAGGGCGAGAAGCCGGGCACCTGGTGGCGGTTGACGCCGATTTCGAAGGTGGAGGTAACGGGGAGCGGCGATACCCCCGACGATGTCGAACAGATGACGTCGTCTGATGGCATCGACACGATCCTGCGTATCGGGGATCCGGATCGGTACGTCGACGGGGTGCGGACCTACACCATCCGCTACCACATGGCCGGAGTGATGAACACCTTCGAGCACACCGACGAATTCGCCTACAACATCACCGGCAACGGCTGGGACGTTCCCATCGAGTCGACAACCGCGAAGCTGTCGCTTCCGGGTTCACCATCGCGCAACTGGTGTTTCGCTGGGCCCTATGAGTCGACGGCGCCGTGCAGCGAGATCGCGGTCAGCGGTTCGACGGTGTCGGCCAGCGAGAATCTCCTGCGGGCACGAAGCGGGCTGACGGTCGCCGTCGAGTTCCCCAGCGGCGTCGTCGCACGGCCGATGGCCTCGGCGAAATTCGAACGCGAGCGCACCCTCGCGGATTCCTTCGAGGTGACCCCGGCGACCGGAGTGACCGCGGCGGTCGGCCTGTTGGGCGGGCTCGCAGGGCTGGGGTTTCTCGGCTACCGCCATGGCCGCGACCGTCACTTTGTCGGCGACCAGATCGACTATGTGTTCGGCAACGACAGCGGCGAAGAAGCCCCCCGCAAACTGTTCTCGAAGCACACCCCGACAGTGGAGTTCGTACCGCCGGACAACATTCGCCCGGGCCACATGGGCACCCTGTGGGATGAGGTCGCCCATCACCTCGACGTGAGTGCGATGCTGGTCGATCTGGCGGTCCGCGGGTGGATACGGATCGATGAGATCGCGCCCCGGTCGAAGGGGTTCCTCGGCTTTGGGGGCGACAGCGGCGACTTCCAGCTGGTGTCGCTGAAGTCAGCCAACGACAAGGAGTTGTTGCCGGCCGAGAAGCTGCTGCTCGACAGCCTCTTTTCTGGCGGGTCGGACTCGGTGTTGTTGAGCGAACTGAAGACCCGGTTCGCCGAGAAAATGAAGTTGATTCAGTCGCGGCTCTACGACGACGTGGTCGCCGCCGGGTGGTTTCCGAGGCGTCCCGACAAGGTGCGCGAAAGCTACGTGGGCCTCGGGGTTCTGGTGTTGATTGCCGGAGTCGTGTTGACCTTCCTCGCCGCGAAGGTGTCGAACTGGGCGCTGCCGGTGCTGGCAATTCCGGTGGTCGGTCTGGTGCTGGTCGCCGCCGCCAAGCTTTTCCCGCGCCGCACTGCGAGGGGCTCGGCGATGTTGAGCCGGGTTCGAGGGTTCAAAGAACTGTTCGACGCCGGCGAGGGTGAACGGATGGCCTATGCCGAACAGCACAACGTGTTCGCCCAGTATCTGCCGTACGCGATCGTGTTCGGAGCGACTGAGCGTTGGGCGAAGACCTTCCAGGACCTCGGCCTGTCGCCCGAGGAGATGGGCCTCGGCGTGTGGTACACGAGCCCGTACGGATACGACCCGATCCACTTCGCCTGGGCGATGAACAGTTTCACCACCCACACCACCGGTGCCCTCGCGGCCGCGGCGCCCTCGTCGGCCAGTTCCGGTTCCGGATCGTGGTCCGGAGGAAGCTTCGGCGGAGGCGGTGGTTTCAGCGGCGGCGGATTCGGCGGTGGCGGCGGCTCATCGTGGTGA
- a CDS encoding TIGR03086 family metal-binding protein gives MTNPSADLYERGLDRFEEVAQQLSTEQWDQASACEGWTNLDVLGHLGNSVRMGAAYLRGEQPVAPAFDRPADLVSGAPMDFWRPLAADAREALAGADLDLEMDTPMGRRTVADRLAFPAMDLWVHAWDIGHPIGIDLEIPAEVDAFAHRYIDPFPPEMVRGPQGAFGPEVEVPADATATERFVAWTGRDPRA, from the coding sequence ATGACGAACCCATCAGCTGACCTGTACGAGCGCGGCCTCGACCGATTCGAAGAGGTGGCCCAACAGCTGTCAACCGAACAGTGGGACCAGGCTTCGGCGTGCGAGGGCTGGACGAACCTCGACGTCCTGGGTCACCTCGGGAACTCCGTCCGGATGGGTGCCGCCTACCTCCGAGGCGAGCAGCCGGTGGCGCCTGCGTTCGACCGTCCAGCCGATCTGGTAAGCGGCGCGCCGATGGATTTTTGGCGACCGCTGGCGGCGGATGCCCGCGAGGCATTGGCCGGGGCCGACCTCGATCTCGAGATGGACACCCCGATGGGTCGGCGCACGGTCGCCGATCGCCTTGCCTTCCCGGCCATGGACCTGTGGGTCCATGCCTGGGACATTGGCCACCCCATTGGGATCGACCTCGAAATCCCCGCCGAAGTCGACGCGTTCGCCCATCGCTACATCGACCCCTTTCCGCCCGAGATGGTGCGTGGCCCTCAGGGCGCCTTTGGCCCGGAGGTGGAGGTACCCGCAGACGCTACGGCCACCGAGCGGTTCGTGGCCTGGACCGGGCGGGACCCCCGAGCCTGA